In the genome of Plasmodium yoelii strain 17X genome assembly, chromosome: 14, one region contains:
- a CDS encoding carbamoyl phosphate synthetase, putative, which translates to MDSEFWPDYEYKTVGKLILEDGTEFVGYSVGYEGHTCEKKNQCNENEDITEKCGKNINDDMLFRGSKIENDDYIVTGEVIFNTAMVGYPEALSDPSYFGQILVLTFPSIGNYGVEKAKHNKFGIVNNFESNRIHVQGLVICEYSKQSYHYNAYITLSEWLKKYKIPCIGGIDTRALTKILREKGSMLGKIVVYKNRNNINNIYKEINLFDPGQIDVTKYVCNHYIRVFKLKNITFINNEERNYMNKNSNYLYKENNTECESYSNLENVASSFEKIDYNKNSNYHSLLRGKMNLLESSDENIKHYSNYINFNDSNDENNSFRNLYGICEYDKYLIDIDENKEYHENNLDEYGYYNIEGTKKHGCEQKEIGKEFNMNNDNSTYIKKTMNNQTFLDLVNKRNNDKEKIIVIVDCGIKNSIIKNLMKHGKDLPITYIIVPYYYNFNYIDYDAVLLSNGPGNPEKCKLLINNLKTSLQQNKLIFGICLGNQLLGISLGCETYKMRYGNRGVNQPVIELLNNRCYITSQNHGYCLKKKCILKRKDLAISYINANDKSIEGISHKNGRFYTVQFHPEGNNGPEDTGFLFRNFILDAFNKKREYRENLPQNIIHIKKKVLLLGSGGLCIGQAGEFDYSGTQAIKSLKECGIYVILVNPNIATVQTSKGLADKVYFLPVNCEFVEKIIKKEKPDFILCTFGGQTALNCALMLEQKKVLKKNNCLALGTSLESILITENRSMFAEKLKEINEIIAPYGSAKNVEEAIEVANKIGYPILVRTTFSLGGLNSSFINNEEELIEKCKEIFLQTDNEIFIDKSLKGWKEIEYELLRDNKNNCIAICNMENIDPLGIHTGDSIVVAPSQTLSNSEYYKFREIALKVITHLNIIGECNIQFGINPKTGEYCIIEVNARLSRSSALASKATGYPLAYISAKIALGYDLVSLKNSITRKTTACFEPSLDYITTKIPRWDLNKFEFASNTMNSSMKSVGEVMSIGRTFEESIQKSLRCIDDNYLGFSNTYCIDWNEEKIIDELKNPSPKRIDAIHQAFHLNMSIDVIHELTNIDYWFLYKFYNIYNLENKLKSLTLEQLSFYDLKYYKKHGFSDKQIAHYLSYNVKTKESDVMKYRENIGLHPHIKVIDTLSAEFPALTNYLYLTYQGTEHDVLPLNMKVKKRKDHRLISREYNEIRDGIPHHWHKNNNKVIYDEFSFNQETSQQNGLNCSRADINDAEEANKVTNNDGENGEMQNTEKNPDYTTIPSCKYMNNYGNGRYMGHEQNDMFNLKNFLKNNKREEGFSDNNQQDTIGDDNKKRCPFSGNKMINQNDYHNFGIHQGMKCPMKEKKENCILNNKSYPNNTKNEQKNENGNPNDGNILEEFKSNRSSHSTNDQLYLENCNTSEDDENNANPDKSMRMDDNRGNINNIANNSYYIRDSVYNNEYKINKMRELINNDSKGEVIKSDKNFGNSKCEYINSNKEKAKKINYNEENTMVYSMNEQEENEKSFSNNNKMASKNNNNLMNSYNDDNKSDCFSELSYIQNHKKNINYIENDYGYEDLYSGSDNCYSSYSISMNDENNDSSVLDYEEDELNSELSSINSENDNIFHEKFNDIGFKIIDNKSEMEKEKKKCFIVLGCGCYRIGSSVEFDWSAIHCVKTIRKLNHKAILINCNPETVSTDYDESDRLYFDEITTEVIKFIHNFEKSQGVIIAFGGQTSNNLVFSLYKNNVNILGSSAKSVDCCENRNKFSHLCDSLKIDQPKWNKFTKLSKAMQFANEVKFPVLVRPSYVLSGAAMRVVNSFEELKNFLMKAAIVSKDNPVVISKFIENAKEIEIDCVSKNGKMINYAISEHVENAGVHSGDATLILPAQNIYVETHRKIKKISEKISKYLNISGPFNIQFICHQNEIKIIECNLRASRTFPFISKALNLNFIDLATRILMGYDVKPINISLIDLEYTAIKSPIFSFNRLHGSDCILGVEMKSTGEVACFGLNKYEALLKSLVATGMKLPKKSILISIKNLNNKLAFEEPFQLLFLMGFTIYATEGTYEFYSKFLASFNIDKDSKFHQKLIKVHNKDSENILPNITDLIMNHKVEMVINITDALTTKVTSHGYKIRRLASDFQVPILTNMKLTSLFIDSLYRKFCRKKERRPFYTIKSYDEYISLV; encoded by the exons ATGGATTCTGAGTTTTGGCCAGACTATG AGTACAAAACAGTGGGAAAGCTTATTCTTGAAGATGGAACTGAATTTGTTGGATACAGCGTAGGATATGAAGGGCATacatgtgaaaaaaaaaaccaatgtaatgaaaatgaagatattACAGAAAAATGTggcaaaaatataaatgatgataTGTTATTTAGAGGTAgtaaaattgaaaatgatGATTATATAGTTACAGGAGAAGTTATATTCAATACTGCTATGGTTGGATATCCTGAAGCATTATCAGATCCTAGTTATTTTGGTCAAATATTAGTTTTGACATTTCCATCAATAGGTAATTATGGTGTAGAAAAAGCAAAGCACAATAAATTTGGTATagtaaataattttgaaagtAATAGAATACATGTACAAGGTTTAGTAATATGTGAATATAGTAAACAATCATATCAttataatgcatatataacattaaGTGAATggttgaaaaaatataaaattcctTGTATTGGTGGTATAGATACTCGAGCATTGACAAAAATATTAAGAGAAAAGGGTAGTATGTTGGGAAAAATTgtagtatataaaaatagaaataatataaataatatatataaagaaataaatttatttgacCCTGGTCAAATTGATGTTACAAAATATGTATGTAATCACTATATAAGAGTATTTAAActgaaaaatattacatttataaataatgaagaaagaAATTACATGAATAAAAATTCCAATTActtatataaagaaaataatacagAATGTGAAAGTTATTcaaatttagaaaatgtCGCATCATcatttgaaaaaattgattataataaaaattcaaattatcATTCATTGTTAAGAGGGAAAATGAATTTATTAGAATCGTcagatgaaaatattaaacattATAGTaactatataaattttaatgatAGTAATGACGAAAATAACTCTTTTAGAAATTTATATGGAATATGtgaatatgataaatatttaatagaTATTGACGAAAATAAAGAGTATCATGAAAATAACTTAGATGAGTATGGATATTATAACATTGAAGGAACTAAAAAACATGGTTGTGAACAGAAAGAAATTGGCAAAGAATTTAATATGAACAATGACAATAGCacatatataaagaaaacgATGAACAATCAAACATTTTTGGATTTAGTAAACAAACGAAATAATGACAAggaaaaaattatagtaaTTGTTGATTGTggtataaaaaatagtataataaaaaatttaatgaaacATGGTAAAGATTTACCAATAACTTATATTATTGttccatattattataattttaattatatcgATTATGATGCAGTATTATTATCAAATGGGCCAGGAAATCCAGAAAAATGTAAATTGttaattaataatttgaaAACTAGTTTACAACagaataaattaatatttggTATATGTTTAGGTAATCAACTATTGGGTATATCATTAGGTTGTGAAACTTATAAAATGAGATATGGTAATAGAGGTGTAAATCAACCAgttatagaattattaaataatagaTGTTACATAACTTCACAAAACCATGGgtattgtttaaaaaaaaaatgtatattaaaaagaaaagatTTAGCTATTAGTTATATTAATGCTAATGACAAATCTATAGAAGGAATTTCACATAAGAATGGGAGATTTTATACTGTTCAATTTCACCCCGAAGGAAACAACGGTCCTGAAGATACTGGATTTTTATTTcgaaattttatattagatgcatttaataaaaaaagagaatatCGTGAAAATCTTCcacaaaatattatacatataaaaaaaaaagtgttgCTTCTTGGTAGTGGAGGTTTATGTATTGGACAAGCAGGTGAATTTGATTATTCTGGTACACAAGCAATAAAAAGTTTAAAGGAATGTGgtatttatgttatattagTTAATCCTAATATTGCTACAGTTCAAACTTCAAAAGGGTTAGCAGAtaaagtatattttttaccagTAAATTGTGAATTTGTTGAAAAgattataaaaaaggaaaaaccGGACTTTATTCTTTGTACATTTGGTGGGCAAACTGCATTAAACTGTGCCTTAATGttagaacaaaaaaaagtattaaaaaaaaacaactgTTTAGCTTTAGGTACTTCATTAGAATCAATTTTAATAACTGAAAATCGAAGTATGTTTgctgaaaaattaaaagaaattaaTGAAATAATTGCTCCATATGGTAGTGCAAAAAATGTAGAAGAAGCTATTGAAGTAGCTAATAAAATAGGCTATCCCATTTTAGTGCGTACTACATTTTCTTTAGGTGGTTTGAATAGcagttttataaataatgagGAAGAGTTAATTGAAAAATgtaaagaaatatttttacaaactgataatgaaatatttatagaTAAATCATTAAAAGGATGGAAGGAAATAGAATATGAATTATTAagagataataaaaataattgtataGCTATATGTAACATGGAAAATATTGATCCATTAGGTATACATACAGGAGATAGTATAGTTGTTGCACCATCACAAACATTAAGCAATTCTGAATATTACAAATTTAGAGAAATCGCTTTGAAGGTTATTActcatttaaatattattggaGAATGTAATATTCAATTTGGTATAAACCCCAAAACAGGAGAATATTGTATTATAGAAGTAAATGCAAGATTGAGTAGAAGTTCAGCACTTGCTTCTAAAGCTACAGGATATCCCCTTGCATATATATCAGCAAAAATAGCTTTAGGATATGATTTAGTAAGTTTAAAAAATAGCATAACTCGAAAAACAACCGCATGTTTTGAACCATCTCTCGATTATATAACAACAAAAATTCCACGTTGGGATTTAAACAAGTTTGAATTTGCTTCGAATACAATGAATAGTAGTATGAAAAGTGTTGGTGAAGTTATGTCAATTGGAAGAACTTTTGAAGAATCTATACAAAAGTCATTAAGATGTATTGACGATAATTACTTAGGTTTTTCTAATACTTATTGTATAGATTggaatgaagaaaaaattattgaCGAACTAAAAAATCCTTCACCTAAAAGAATAGATGCTATACATCAAGcatttcatttaaatatgtCGATTGATGTTATCCATGAATTAACTAATATTGATTATTggtttttatataaattttataatatatacaatttggaaaataaattaaaatcatTAACATTAGAACAGTTGTCATTTTatgatttaaaatattataaaaagcATGGTTTTAGTGATAAACAAATTGCTCATTATTTATCTTATAATGTCAAAACAAAAGAAAGTGATGTAATGAAATATCGAGAAAATATAGGGCTTCATCCTCATATCAAAGTTATAGATACTTTATCTGCTGAATTTCCTGCTCtcacaaattatttatatttgacGTATCAAGGAACTGAACATGATGTTTTACCATTAAATATGAAGGTAAAGAAAAGAAAAGACCATAGACTAATCTCCAGAGAGTATAATGAAATAAGGGATGGTATCCCACACCATTggcataaaaataataataaagttatatatGATGAATTTTCCTTTAATCAAGAAACATCCCAACAAAATGGGCTTAATTGTTCAAGAGCAGATATTAATGACGCTGAAGAGGCAAATAAAGTTACAAATAATGATGGAGAAAATGGTGAAATGCAAAATACCGAAAAAAATCCAGATTATACCACAATACCATCATgcaaatatatgaataattatGGCAATGGAAGATATATGGGACATGAGCAAAATGATATGTTTAATTTGAAaaactttttaaaaaataacaagaGAGAAGAAGGTTTTAGTGATAATAACCAGCAAGATACGATTGGAGATGACAATAAGAAAAGGTGTCCATTTTCTGGAAACAAAATGATAAACCAAAATGATTACCACAATTTTGGAATACATCAAGGTATGAAATGTCCAATGaaagagaaaaaagaaaattgtaTTCTTAATAACAAATCCTATCCAAATAACACAAAAAATGAacagaaaaatgaaaatggtAATCCAAATGATGGAAACATTTTGGAAGAGTTTAAATCAAATCGAAGTTCTCATTCAACAAATGATCAattatatttagaaaattgTAATACATCAGAAGATGACGAAAATAATGCAAACCCTGATAAATCAATGAGAATGGATGATAATAgaggaaatataaataatattgcaAATAACTCATATTATATTAGAGATtctgtatataataatgaatacaaaataaataagatgagggaattaattaataatgatagtAAGGGCGAAGTAATAAAGAGTGATAAGAATTTTGGAAATAGCAAATGtgaatatattaatagtaataaagaaaaagctaagaaaattaattataatgaagaaaatacaaTGGTATATAGCATGAACGAacaagaagaaaatgaaaaaagcttcagcaataataataaaatggcatcaaaaaataataataacttgATGAACAGTTacaatgatgataataaaagtGACTGTTTTTCAGAATTATCCTATATTCAAAATCACAAGAAAAAcattaattatatagaaaaCGATTATGGATATGAAGATTTATATTCCGGATCTGATAACTGTTATAGTAGTTATAGCATTAGTATGAACGATGAGAATAATGATAGTAGTGTACTTGATTATGAAGAAGATGAATTAAACTCGGAATTGTCATCTATTAATtctgaaaatgataatatatttcatgaaaagtttaatgatattggatttaaaataattgatAATAAAAGCGAGATGGAGAAGGAAAAGAAGAAATGCTTTATTGTTTTGGGATGTGGATGTTATAGAATTGGTAGTTCTGTTGAATTTGATTGGAGTGCAATACATTGTGTTAAGACCATAAGAAAATTAAATCATAAagcaatattaattaattgtAACCCCGAAACAGTTAGTACAGATTACGATGAAAGTGATAGATTATACTTTGACGAAATAACAACAGaagttataaaatttatacataattttgaaaaaagtCAAGGTGTTATTATAGCTTTTGGTGGTCAAACATCGAATAATTTGGTTTTCagtttatataaaaataatgtaaatatattaggATCTAGTGCAAAAAGTGTAGATTGTTGTGAAAATCGAAATAAATTTTCTCATTTATGTGATTCCTTAAAAATAGATCAACCTAAATGGAATAAATTCACAAAGTTATCAAAAGCTATGCAATTTGCCAACGAAGTTAAATTCCCTGTCCTTGTCAGACCATCTTATGTCTTATCCGGTGCAGCTATGAGAGTAGTAAACAGTTttgaagaattaaaaaactTTTTAATGAAAGCCGCAATCGTAAGTAAAGATAATCCAGTTGTTATCTCCAAGTTTATTGAAAATGCTAAAGAAATTGAAATTGATTGTGTAagtaaaaatggtaaaatgATTAATTATGCTATATCAGAACATGTAGAAAATGCAGGAGTTCACTCAGGAGATGCAACTTTAATTTTACCTGcccaaaatatatatgtagaaACACacagaaaaataaaaaaaatatctgaaaaaatatcaaaatatttaaacaTCTCTGGACCATTTAATATTCAATTTATTTGCCATCagaatgaaataaaaattattgaaTGTAATTTAAGAGCATCAAGAACATTCCCATTTATTTCGAAAGCATTAAATTTGAATTTTATAGATTTAGCCACAAGAATTTTAATGGGTTATGATGTTAAGccaataaatatatcattgATCGATTTGGAGTATACAGCTATTAAATCAccaattttttcatttaacaGATTACATGGATCAGATTGTATATTAGGTGTTGAAATGAAATCAACAGGAGAAGTAGCTTGTTTTggtttaaataaatatgaagcTTTACTTAAATCTTTAGTTGCTACAGGTATGAAATTACCCAAGAAATCAATCTTAATAAgcattaaaaatttaaataacaaGTTAGCATTTGAAGAACCAtttcaattattatttttgatgGGATTCACAATTTATGCTACTGAAGGAACATATGAATTTTATTCCAAATTTTTAGCATCATTTAATATTGATAAAGATTCAAAATTCCATCAAAAACTTATAAAAGTTCACAATAAGGATTCCgaaaatatattaccaaATATAACGGATTTAATTATGAATCATAAAGTTGAAATGGTTATAAATATAACTGATGCATTAACAACAAAAGTTACTTCGCATGGATATAAAATTAGAAGACTTGCCTCTGATTTCCAAGTACCTATATTAACAAACATGAAATTGACCTCCTTATTTATTGATTCATTGTACAGAAAATTCTgcagaaaaaaagaaagaagaCCTTTTTACACTATCAAAAGTTACGACGAATATATTAGTCTAGTTTAA
- a CDS encoding CCAAT-binding transcription factor, putative — protein MKEQAEIPDINLIKDTIFDLPNSVILKIINNSIDLKNYKIRKEALNTLSKCLSLFILYITDGALEHCESEKRFTIFVRDILNSLNDSLFLDIYDQLKTQVAIQEENNKKATSNNNSGANSTNKDAEGGQNNENPKENDDFDILLQALE, from the coding sequence ATGAAAGAACAAGCAGAGATTCCAGATATCAATTTAATAAAAGATACCATTTTTGATTTGCCGAATAgtgttattttaaaaataataaataatagtatagatctaaaaaattataaaataagaaaaGAAGCCCTTAACACTTTAAGCAAAtgtttatctttatttattttgtatataactGATGGAGCATTAGAACATTGTGAAAGTGAAAAAAGATTTACAATTTTTGTTCGAGACATTTTAAATTCCTTAAATGATTCATTATTTCTAGATATATATGATCAACTAAAAACACAGGTAGCTATacaagaagaaaataataaaaaagctACTTCCAATAACAATAGTGGTGCAAATTCCACAAATAAAGATGCAGAAGGGGgacaaaataatgaaaaccCAAAAGAAAACGATGATTTTGATATATTACTTCAAGCTTTAGAATAA